The Desulfococcus multivorans DNA window GACGAATAGCCCCTTCGAAAAGTCTCTGAAACGATAAAGGAAGGTTATGGCCGCAACGGTGAAGAGCGTTGCGAGAGTAGAGGCCTTGATAAAAGTAAACACGTCGTCTGCACTCATGAACCGCCAGAAACCGCGATAGACCCCTACAATAAAGAAGGCGATGAACTTGCAGGCAATGACGGCTGGAAGGGAGGACAAAAACAATTTGAAGTAAAAAGCAAATTCAGCATCACTGAACCGCAGGCGGTAAGAGAGATAATAGGAGAAGGCAATGAGTCCGAAATCGAGAAAGACCAGAACGATCTGGCGCTTATATGTCAGTTCCATGAGAATGGGCGTATAACCGTGATTTCTGAATACCGAAAACTCCTTTTCCTCGTATACCCGCAGTTGGGCTATATAAATAGCCATGAGCGACAAAGACAACCCCAGAGGAATGATGACGGCAGGCGAGGACAGCGTGTCGATATTGTTAACGACCATCGCGGCTATGCCGGAGATGATACCTACGCCGTACAGGAAGAGTACCGCCTGGCGCTGACTGAAGCCCATCAGAACCAAGCGATGGGAGGTATGGTCCCGCCCTCCGGTGGAGGCTTTCCGTCCGCTCAGAAGCCGTATGCTTGTCACCAGGATGGTGTCGAGAATCGACACCATGAGAACCATCACGGGAACACCATACAAGGCCATGGGTCCAGAGATAGAGGACTCCGTATAGTGTATCCCCAGCATGGCCAGGGTGAACCCGATGACGAGACTTCCGCAGTCGCCCATGAATATGGAAGCCGGGTTGAAATTATAGACGAGAAATCCCGCGAGAGATCCCGCCATGAGAAGTGCCGCCGGAATACCGTTTTCGACCCCGGAAAAGGCGAAGAGAAGACCGAAGTAGACGGCGGCAATCATCCCGACGCCGGCACAAAGCCCGTCCATATTGTCAATGAGATTGAAAGCGTTGGTGATACCCACGATCCAGAAGAGGGTTATCAGGGTATCCAACGTCATGGAGTGAAACCAGTGGAGACGGAATCCCAAAAACGTCATCAGGGAAGCCGCGAGTATCTGGCCGATTAACTTGGTATGGGGCTTGATGCGAAGGAAATCATCCACTATCCCCAAAATGAACATGAGGGTGGCGCCTACCCATATGGCGGCGTCAATGGCAGGGGCGGTGGGCGGAACCCTCCCGCCGAAGATATAGTCCCAGAACCCGTCGAAGTCCGCCATGATACCAAGCGGAACGCCCATAGCGAGGTATATGGCGACACCCCCCATCAGCGCAGTCGGTGTCTTGTGCCAACGATCCTTGACAGGATAAGCGACCCAATCCCGTTGTCGAGCGAGGAACCTCACCGCGGGTGTCAGTACCACGCAGGCAAGGAAGGATATCAGAAAAATTGCATATGGCGGGATCATCTTGATTTATCGGATAACGGCGGTATCGGTCAGGGCAGGTATTCTGGAGACCCCTCATACACAAAATCGCGGAATCGCTTTTCGAGCGGTGCCGAGCTTCAATCGACCCATTTCACTTGAGGAGAGACACCTTTTCGAGCGATGATTTCACCGATGGCCCATGCCCTTTCTCCCAGGGCGTGAAGTCGATCCAAAACGTCCCCCGCCCGATCTTCGGGGACCACCGCGATCATGCCGATCCCATTGTTAAAGGTTCTGAGCATCTCGGTTTCGGAAACATTCCCACCGGATTGAAGAAAATGAAAAACAGGCGGACGCTCCCAACTTCCCCGTCGGATGGCCACGTCACACGCCTGGGGAATGATGCGGACGATGTTTTCGGTGATTCCGCCGCCGGTGATGTGGGCAAGGCCGCGGATGGGCAGGTCGCGTATCAGCATCTGTATCGTTTCCGAATAGATCCGTGTAGGCGTGAGAAGCACCTCGCCTATGGTCTGCTCCAGCTCGGGAACAGGGGTGTCGACGGTGAGTTTCATGATGTCGAAGCAGATCTTTCGTACCAGCGAAAAGCCGTTGCTGTGAAGCCCGCTGGAGGCGATGCCGATCAACACGTCCCCCATACGGATTTCAGCCCCGTCGATTATTCTGCTGTTGTCCACCAGGCCCACGGAAAATCCAGCCAGGTCATACTCGCCTGGATTGTACAGACCGGGCATCTCGGCTGTTTCTCCCCCGATGAGGGCGCAGTTGGCAAGCTTGCATCCTTCTCCTATGCCTTTTACAA harbors:
- a CDS encoding glycosyl transferase encodes the protein MIPPYAIFLISFLACVVLTPAVRFLARQRDWVAYPVKDRWHKTPTALMGGVAIYLAMGVPLGIMADFDGFWDYIFGGRVPPTAPAIDAAIWVGATLMFILGIVDDFLRIKPHTKLIGQILAASLMTFLGFRLHWFHSMTLDTLITLFWIVGITNAFNLIDNMDGLCAGVGMIAAVYFGLLFAFSGVENGIPAALLMAGSLAGFLVYNFNPASIFMGDCGSLVIGFTLAMLGIHYTESSISGPMALYGVPVMVLMVSILDTILVTSIRLLSGRKASTGGRDHTSHRLVLMGFSQRQAVLFLYGVGIISGIAAMVVNNIDTLSSPAVIIPLGLSLSLMAIYIAQLRVYEEKEFSVFRNHGYTPILMELTYKRQIVLVFLDFGLIAFSYYLSYRLRFSDAEFAFYFKLFLSSLPAVIACKFIAFFIVGVYRGFWRFMSADDVFTFIKASTLATLFTVAAITFLYRFRDFSKGLFVIDWLLTTGLLLGTRGSFRISMDFMSRKTLGGEKAVIYGAGRGGEILLREIVNNKSHGINPVGFIDDDPVKTGKRLQGYPILGTFEDIERLFTQYGFGSVFISFMSSAENDAAISAAKAFCKHHGLSLRRFSICLEEIDLD
- the purM gene encoding phosphoribosylformylglycinamidine cyclo-ligase, yielding MTKSLTYAEAGVDIDKANRLVDKIKDIAKGTPRQGVMGEIGGFGGLFSLNVDGYEKPVLVSSTDGVGTKLKIAFMTNIHDTIGIDLVAMCVNDIAVQGAKPLFFLDYVSMGVLDESVVPDIVKGIGEGCKLANCALIGGETAEMPGLYNPGEYDLAGFSVGLVDNSRIIDGAEIRMGDVLIGIASSGLHSNGFSLVRKICFDIMKLTVDTPVPELEQTIGEVLLTPTRIYSETIQMLIRDLPIRGLAHITGGGITENIVRIIPQACDVAIRRGSWERPPVFHFLQSGGNVSETEMLRTFNNGIGMIAVVPEDRAGDVLDRLHALGERAWAIGEIIARKGVSPQVKWVD